The Vespula vulgaris chromosome 12, iyVesVulg1.1, whole genome shotgun sequence genome window below encodes:
- the LOC127067909 gene encoding venom protease-like, translating into MWTVGSLISFLGLLQILPYYVSAQGTLPCVNPLGANGICINIKQCQPLLQILQAQRPETIDFLRASVCGFEGNDPRVCCPNNDNDTDDKEVKNTSYGPLQPPICGTSHGEHNRIVGGIPATLGSWPWITALGYHNKKNQDIPRFLCGGTLISTRHVVTAGHCVYQRNNLFMARLGELDLNSTTDGADPIDILIENKILHPQYNPTSYTNDIAIIRLAEDIPFSRNIHPICLPVIEPLINSNFENTFPFIAGWGSVYFNGPTSSHLLELQIPVVKQDICKDSFKSFTNAVIDNRIICAGFARGGKDACQGDSGGPLMSTYNKSYYLIGVVSYGYRCAEPGYPGVYTKVSSFLDFIIENLI; encoded by the exons atgtggACCGTTGGATCATTAATCAGTTTCCTTGGTCTTCTACAAATATTGCCGTATTACGTATCGGCTCAAG gTACACTGCCATGTGTCAATCCTTTGGGAGCCAATGGTATTtgcataaatattaaacagtGTCAACCGTTACTACAAATTTTGCAAGCACAGCGACcagaaacgatcgattttttaagAGCTTCCGTGTGTGGTTTCGAAGGTAATGATCCACGTGTTTGTTGTCCTAACAATGATAATGACACTGATGACAAAGAAGTTAAAAATACATCTTATGGCCCTCTACAACCACCAATTTGTGGTACCAGTCATGGAGAACATAATAGAATTGTTGGCGGTATACCGGCAACATTGG gcAGTTGGCCATGGATAACAGCTTTAGGTTatcacaataaaaaaaatcaagacaTACCACGATTTCTTTGCGGTGGAACTTTAATTTCTACTCGACATGTTGTCACAGCCGGACATTGTGTTTatcaacgaaataatttatttatggcACGTCTCGGAGAATTGGATTTGAACAGTACCACAGATGGTGCTGATCCTATTGacattttaatcgaaaataaaattctacatCCACAATATAATCCAACGAGTTACACTAACGATATTGCTATTATTAGATTAGCAGAAGATATTCCATTTTCAC gAAATATTCATCCCATTTGTTTACCCGTTATCGAACCATTAATTAATTCCAACTTTGAAAATACCTTCCCTTTCATTGCTGGATGGGGATCAGTTTATTTCA atgGCCCAACGAGTAGTCATCTTTTAGAATTACAAATTCCTGTAGTGAAGCAAGATATATGTAAAGATTCATTTAAATCATTCACGAATGCGGTCATAGACAATCGTATTATATGTGCTGGTTTTGCTAGAGGTGGAAAAGATGCGTGCcaa gGTGACAGTGGTGGACCATTGATGTCTacttataataaaagttattacCTCATTGGAGTTGTGTCTTATGGATATCGATGTGCAGAACCTGGCTATCCTGGAGTTTATACGAAAGTTTCGTCCTTCCTTGATTTcatcatagaaaatttaatataa
- the LOC127068084 gene encoding mitochondrial pyruvate carrier 1, with product MNRIKKIISSKETRDYFLSTHFWGPIANWGIPIATIADIKKDPKFISGKMTIALCVYSAAFMRFAIRVQPRNMLLFACHFVNEGAQITQGCRFIKYHYLDKKKPEE from the exons atgaatcgtataaagaaaattatttccagTAAAGAAACTCGAGATTATTTTCTGAG tacACATTTTTGGGGACCAATTGCAAATTGGGGTATTCCAATTGCTACTATTgcggatataaaaaaagatccaAAATTTATTAGTGGTAAAATGACTATCG CTTTATGTGTATATTCAGCAGCATTTATGAGATTTGCAATCAGAGTGCAGCCACGCAATATGCTACTTTTTGCTTGCCACTTTGTCAACGAAGGAGCACAAATTACTCAAGGTTgtagatttataaaatatcactatctagataagaaaaagccagaagaataa
- the LOC127068281 gene encoding serine/threonine-protein kinase Warts — MNPPAVSKSSTRGSGYHQKALAEIRNSLLPFANIGGAGEVGSSAASTISTLSTTSGISSASGLSGLSAASGCTDKPDQRQALAQLLAMGYSEEIGLRALKLAGWRLDGAIEFLKQAQGESLNGLGKLNTKLIRKPSLERELSLQRGSPALDSGAGSSRSDSPRLTELSPHPQLSRQYSPSNFVEREPPPPPPPRCSSTPPPPPPPHAPYSQPNVPSNMQQMLKRMSPAPVVPTRPPPSAPGNSGSTSGSGNPPQRGTSPVASSNSNTNSRQPMIVQNGPQVQQQLSQQMQALSIYQACDRNSSTQVEPPPPYPIVPSSSSGPVQPPSYSASMQNRQSPTQSQQDYRKSPSSGIYSGPTSAGSPSPITVSTISPSTQASMARPTPLQAWGARQAKTQPPIIMQSVKSTQVQKPVLQTAIAPTSPQPICTTSNTPPPPPSYASSIQQKQQQQQPPPAYPPVNNTGTAPSSSVSVGVSVGVPTTEPPSYATTMQALAAQRGIHHPLPPPPYGTATEDTSGISTVESNSAPRSSPIAHHPPLQRKYSPVDNCPHSVETPPLPPVASTSVSARNNNNHSSLPDGNGGKGGSAPSSYKIKHQSPIPERKHMSKEKEEERRDCKVRNYSPQAFKFFMEQHVENVLKSHKQRLYRRLQLETEMAKIGLSAEAQCQMRKMLSQKESNYIRLKRAKMDKSMFTKIKPIGVGAFGEVTLVRKLDTNQFYAMKTLRKADVLNRNQVAHVKAERDILAEADNEWVVKLYYSFQDKDNLYFVMDYIPGGDLMSLLIKFGIFKEPLARFYIAELTCAVESVHKMGFIHRDIKPDNILIDRDGHIKLTDFGLCTGFRWTHNSKYYQQNGHGKQDSMDPADDWNNECRCIQLKPLERRRHREHQRCLAHSLVGTPNYIAPEVLQRTGYTQLCDWWSVGVILYEMLVGSPPFLANTPAETQYKVINWETTLHIPKQANLSPEGMDLILKLCVGADRRLGKNADEVKSHPFFASIDFEKGLRRQVAPHIPRIQYPTDTSNFDPVDPDKLRNSESSDSNKSDELLDNGKPFHGFFEFTFRRFFDDGGGPAYPSRISLDDNDNQGPVYV, encoded by the exons ATGAATCCACCTGCGGTCAGCAAATCGAGCACTCGTGGCTCTGGATACCATCAAAAAGCACTAGCTGAAATCCGCAACTCTTTACTACCATTTGCTAACATTGGAGGAGCAGGAGAAGTTGGTTCCAGTGCAGCCAGTACAATATCAACCTTATCCACAACTAGTGGTATCAGTTCAGCATCCGGTCTCAGTGGTCTTTCAGCTGCATCTGGGTGCACAGATAAACCTGATCAACGGCAGGCATTAGCACAGTTATTAGCTATGGGATACTCAGAG GAAATAGGGTTGCGTGCCCTCAAACTCGCAGGATGGCGCTTAGATGGAGCAATAGAGTTTTTAAAACAAGCACAAGGAGAATCTCTTAATGGGCTTGGTAAACTTAATACCAAGCTGATAAGAAAGCCAAGCTTAGAAAGGGAGTTAAGTCTTCAAAGAGGAAGCCCTGCATTAGATAGTGGTGCAGGAAGTTCACGATCTGACAGTCCACGTTTGACAGAACTTAGTCCACATCCACAATTAAGTCGACAATATTCACCAAGCAATTTTGTAGAACGTgaaccacctccaccacctcctccaaGATGTAGTTCTacgccgccaccgccaccaccacctcaTGCTCCATATAGTCAACCAAATGTACCAAGTAATATGCAGCAAATGCTCAAGCGAATGTCTCCCGCTCCAGTTGTACCGACACGACCCCCTCCATCCGCGCCTGGTAATTCTGGATCTACATCAGGATCAGGAAATCCACCTCAAAGGGGTACAAGTCCTGTAGCATCGTCTAATAGCAATACTAATAGCCGCCAACCAATGATCGTGCAGAATGGTCCACAAGTACAACAACAATTATCTCAACAAATGCAAGCACTCAGTATCTATCAAGCATGCGATAGAAATTCAAGTACGCAGGTTGAACCTCCGCCTCCTTATCCGATAGTCCCTTCGTCATCGTCTGGTCCTGTTCAACCACCATCTTACAGTGCTTCTATGCAAAATAGACAAAGTCCCACACAATCTCAACAAGACTATCGAAAAAGTCCTTCGTCTGGTATATACTCTGGTCCAACATCAGCTGGATCACCAAGTCCTATTACTGTGTCCACCATATCTCCGAGTACACAGGCATCCATGGCTAGACCTACACCATTACAGGCTTGGGGAGCACGTCAAGCTAAAACTCAACCACCTATTATTATGCAATCTGTTAAAAGTACTCAAGTACAAAAACCTGTTCTACAAACAGCCATTGCTCCAACGTCTCCTCAACCAATTTGTACAACCAGTAAtacaccaccacctcctccatcTTATGCTTCATCGATTCAAcagaaacaacaacaacaacaaccaccACCAGCATACCCTCCTGTCAATAACACTGGTACTGCACCATCAAGTTCTGTAAGTGTAGGTGTTTCAGTAGGTGTGCCAACAACAGAACCCCCTAGTTATGCTACAACGATGCAAGCATTAGCAGCACAACGTGGCATACATCATccacttcctcctcctccttacGGAACGGCCACAGAAGACACCTCTGGGATTTCTACAGTAGAAAGTAATTCAGCACCTCGATCTTCTCCAATTGCTCATCATCCtccattacaaagaaaatattcaccAGTGGACAATTGTCCACACTCGGTGGAGACACCACCTTTACCTCCAGTAGCATCGACCTCTGTATCtgcaagaaataataataatcactcATCTTTACCAGATGGAAATGGAGGAAAAGGGGGAAGTGCACCGTCATCTTATAAAATTAAGCATCAATCTCCTATTCCTGAACGAAAACATatgagtaaagaaaaagaagaagaacgtagGGATTGTAAAGTTCGTAATTATTCTCCTCAAgcattcaaattttttatggaGCAACATGTTGAAAATGTACTGAAATCTCATAAACAACGCCTATATCGACGTCTTCAATTAGAAACAGAAATGGCTAAAATAGGCCTGAGTGCAGAAGCACAGTGCCAAATGAGAAAGATGTTATCACAAAAGGAATCTAATTACATTCGATTAAAACGTGCAAAAATGGACAAATCTatgtttacaaaaataaaacctATCGGTGTTGGTGCTTTTGGAGAGGTAACACTTGTAAGAAAGCTTGATACTAATCAATTTTATGCAATGAAAACATTACGCAAAGCTGATGTACTGAACAGAAACCAGGTGGCTCATGTTAAAGCTGAACGCGACATTCTAGCGGAAGCTGATAATGAATGGGTCGTTAAATTATACTATTCGTTTCAAGATAAGGATAATCTATATTTTGTGATGGACTATATACCAGGAGGAGACTTGATGTCTTTGCTTATTAAATTTGGTATTTTTAAAGAACCATTAGCAAGGTTTTACATTGCTGAACTTACATGTGCAGTTGAAAGTGTTCACAAAATGGGATTCATTCACAGAGACATTAAAccagataatattttaattgatcgcGATGGACATATAAAACTGACAGACTTTGGACTTTGTACAGGATTTCGCTGGACTCATAATTCTAAATATTACCAGCAAAACg GTCATGGTAAACAAGATTCGATGGATCCAGCTGACGACTGGAACAACGAGTGTCGCTGTATTCAATTAAAACCATTGGAACGCAGGAGACATAGAGAACATCAAAGATGTTTAGCACATTCACTAGTTGGAACACCAAATTATATTGCGCCAGAAGTGTTACAACGCACAGGATATACTCAGTTATGTGACTGGTGGAGTGTGGGTGTAATTTTATATGAGATGCTAGTTGGTTCTCCACCTTTTCTTGCCAATACACCAGCTGAGACTCAATACAAG GTCATTAATTGGGAGACCACACTTCATATCCCTAAACAAGCAAATCTATCACCTGAAGGTAtggatttaatattaaaactttgCGTTGGCGCAGATCGTCGATTAGGTAAAAATGCAGATGAAGTCAAGAGTCATCCATTTTTTGCAAgtattgattttgaaaaaggGCTACGCCGACAGGTAGCACCTCACATACCTCGCATACAATACCCTACAGATACAAGTAATTTTGATCCTGTGGATCCTGACAAGTTAAGAAATTCTGAATCCTCAGATTCTAATAAGTCAGACGAATTATTAGATAATGGAAAACCATTTCACGGTTTCTTTGAATTCACATTTAGGCGCTTTtttgatgatggtggtggtccTGCATATCCTAGTCGAATAAGTTtggatgataatgataatcaaGGTCCTGTTTACGTATGA
- the LOC127067910 gene encoding inorganic pyrophosphatase isoform X2, with translation MPLVTLHVLRSFCLNKLTIPLRLAATGHLVRTRKSAICQEFARKMSYTFVERGSLNTTDYRIYFKNGDGPISPFHDIPLYADETNKIFNMIVEIPRWTNAKMEISRSDPLNPIKQDTKKGKVRYVANCFPHHGYIWNYGALPQTWENPDVLDEATGCKGDNDPIDVLEIGYKVANRGEVLNVKVLGAIALIDEGETDWKIIVIDVNDPLADHINDVSDMEKHFPGLMKATIEWFKIYKIPDGKPENQFAFNGEAKSKDFALRIIEEVNQHWQSLIKKDSLTNGISCINVTIEGCSHKISLNDAEEIVEKAPKKAEPQVTDSIVNKWHYIHLK, from the exons ATGCCTTTGGTAACGTTGCACGTGTTACGttcattttgtttaaataagcTCACCATTCCATTGAGATTAGCAGCAACCGGCCATCTGGTTAGAACACGGAAGAGTGCTATTTGTCAAGAATTCGCTAGAAAAATGTCTTACACATTCGTCGAGAGGGGTAGTTTGAACACGACAGATTATAGGATATATTTTA AAAATGGAGATGGACCGATTTCTCCCTTTCATGACATTCCTCTTTATGCTGATGAGAcaaataagatttttaatatgattgtTGAAATACCAAGATGGACGAATGCAAAGATGGAGATAAGTCGTTCAGATCCTTTAAATCCTATTAAACAAGATActaaaaagggaaaagtaaGATACGTTGCAAATTGTTTTCCTCATCACGGTTATATATGGAATTATGGTGCTCTTCCTcag ACATGGGAAAATCCAGATGTATTAGATGAAGCAACTGGATGCAAAGGAGACAATGATCCAATTGATGTTCTTGAAATAGGTTATAAA GTTGCTAATAGGGGTGAAGTTTTAAATGTCAAAGTACTTGGAGCTATTGCTCTTATTGACGAAG GAGAAACTGATTGGAAGATTATTGTGATAGATGTAAATGATCCTTTAGCAGATCATATAAATG ATGTAAGCGATATGGAAAAACATTTTCCTGGCTTAATGAAAGCTACTATTGAAtggtttaaaatttataaaattcctGATGGTAAGCCAGAAAATCAATTTGCCTTTAATGGTGAAGCTAAATCAAAAGATTTTGCGTTACGTATTATCGAAGAAGTAAATCAACATTGGCAAtctcttattaaaaaagattctcTTACTAATGGAATCTCGTG TATAAATGTAACCATAGAGGGTTGTTCacataaaatatctttaaatgaTGCTGAAGAGATAGTGGAGAAAGCTCCAAAAAAGGCAGAGCCACAAGTTACAGATTCTATTG TTAATAAGTGGCATTATATTCATCTTAAATGA
- the LOC127067910 gene encoding uncharacterized protein LOC127067910 isoform X1, which yields MPLVTLHVLRSFCLNKLTIPLRLAATGHLVRTRKSAICQEFARKMSYTFVERGSLNTTDYRIYFKNGDGPISPFHDIPLYADETNKIFNMIVEIPRWTNAKMEISRSDPLNPIKQDTKKGKVRYVANCFPHHGYIWNYGALPQTWENPDVLDEATGCKGDNDPIDVLEIGYKVANRGEVLNVKVLGAIALIDEGETDWKIIVIDVNDPLADHINDVSDMEKHFPGLMKATIEWFKIYKIPDGKPENQFAFNGEAKSKDFALRIIEEVNQHWQSLIKKDSLTNGISCINVTIEGCSHKISLNDAEEIVEKAPKKAEPQVTDSIVNKSFFFPLLHKL from the exons ATGCCTTTGGTAACGTTGCACGTGTTACGttcattttgtttaaataagcTCACCATTCCATTGAGATTAGCAGCAACCGGCCATCTGGTTAGAACACGGAAGAGTGCTATTTGTCAAGAATTCGCTAGAAAAATGTCTTACACATTCGTCGAGAGGGGTAGTTTGAACACGACAGATTATAGGATATATTTTA AAAATGGAGATGGACCGATTTCTCCCTTTCATGACATTCCTCTTTATGCTGATGAGAcaaataagatttttaatatgattgtTGAAATACCAAGATGGACGAATGCAAAGATGGAGATAAGTCGTTCAGATCCTTTAAATCCTATTAAACAAGATActaaaaagggaaaagtaaGATACGTTGCAAATTGTTTTCCTCATCACGGTTATATATGGAATTATGGTGCTCTTCCTcag ACATGGGAAAATCCAGATGTATTAGATGAAGCAACTGGATGCAAAGGAGACAATGATCCAATTGATGTTCTTGAAATAGGTTATAAA GTTGCTAATAGGGGTGAAGTTTTAAATGTCAAAGTACTTGGAGCTATTGCTCTTATTGACGAAG GAGAAACTGATTGGAAGATTATTGTGATAGATGTAAATGATCCTTTAGCAGATCATATAAATG ATGTAAGCGATATGGAAAAACATTTTCCTGGCTTAATGAAAGCTACTATTGAAtggtttaaaatttataaaattcctGATGGTAAGCCAGAAAATCAATTTGCCTTTAATGGTGAAGCTAAATCAAAAGATTTTGCGTTACGTATTATCGAAGAAGTAAATCAACATTGGCAAtctcttattaaaaaagattctcTTACTAATGGAATCTCGTG TATAAATGTAACCATAGAGGGTTGTTCacataaaatatctttaaatgaTGCTGAAGAGATAGTGGAGAAAGCTCCAAAAAAGGCAGAGCCACAAGTTACAGATTCTATTG ttaacaaaagtttcttctttcctctgcTACATAAGTTATAA
- the LOC127068283 gene encoding uncharacterized protein LOC127068283, translating to MIFYIRLTLVIICLLLGVVGQYEWQVRDPFDEIRFKMDKVNADNCPIQYLGDLYLPEDSVSHLPDIKDININPVFPNRTALLHLHNMALSRSFFWSYILQSRFIRPAINDTYDPGMMYYILSTVADVSANPYINASAIYFAPNMSYSPSYRGFFNKTMPRFAPRTFRADDFNDPIHLERISTRNTFTVQDLGAFPSDTLSKDYTTDYYRINEWYRKWLPDNVEKRHDTKATYQVEIRYANNTNETFTFHGPPGADEYPGPVKWTRPYFDCERSNRWLVAAVVPVADVYPRHTGFRHIEYPTYTAVSVLEMDFDRIDINQCPKGKGNNGPNRFMNTARCKTETTECEPLHGWGFRRGGYQCRCKPGYRLPTVVRRPYLGEIIERATQEQYYNGFDCSKIGWIQKMPVQWEKAKYYIRERYLEQYYQYRNLTTGPDNLHSEKINIDQTLKFISSINAKTCKKYSAQDLVLDGDIGYGAEEFFENEAKMATRLANFISAFLQISDSHEVYSGKRVADKPLTEDQMIGETLALILGDTKIWSAGTFWDRNKFTNRTFFAPFAYKTELNTRKFKLEDLARLNDTDEVYTRKNYFQFLKQRWAANFDDLEKFYMKIKIRYNETGEYLKKYEHYPNHYRAANLNHGYWTVPYFDCNGKVKKWVITYASPFFGWDSLREKLEFKGVVAVTMDLLQLDINQCDDKFYRPNAFKDTHKCDKKTSYCVPILGRGFETGGYKCECKQGFEYPFEDYITYYDGQLVEAEFSNIVNDKETRYDMFKCRIAGASSIQASWVIILSLIIAINPLLRR from the exons atgattttttatattcgtctaACGTTAGTGATCATTTGCCTTCTATTGGGCGTTGTTGGTCAATATGAATGGCAAGTAAGAGATCCATTTGAtgaaattcgatttaaaatgGATAAAGTTAATGCCGATAACTGCCCTATACAATATCTTGGTGACCTATATTTACCAGAGGATTCTGTTTCACATTTGCCAGATATAaaggatattaatattaatcctGTATTTCCAAATAGAACAGCTCTGTTACATTTACACAACATGGCATTGAGTAGATCGTTTTTTTGGAGTTATATACTTCAATCTCGATTTATAAGACCAGCTATTAATGATACTTATGATCCAGGCATGATGTATTACATATTATCTACAGTTGCTGATGTGTCTGCTAATCCGTATATAAATGCTTCTGCTATCTATTTTGCACCAAATATGTCATATTCTCCATCTTATAGAGGattctttaataaaacaatGCCAAGATTTGCACCAAGAACGTTCAGAGCTGATGATTTTAATGATCCTATACATCTTGAAAGAATATCTACTCGTAATACGTTTACTGTACAAGATCTTGGTGCATTTCCTAGTGATACTCTTAGCAAAGATTATACAACAGATTACTATAGGATAAATGaatg GTACAGAAAATGGTTACCTGATAATGTAGAGAAAAGACATGATACTAAAGCTACTTATCAAGTTGAAATTCGTTATGCTAATAATACTAATGAAACTTTTACATTCCATGGACCTCCAG gtGCTGATGAATATCCTGGACCTGTGAAATGGACTAGACCTTACTTTGATTGTGAAAGATCCAACCGTTGGCTTGTAGCTGCTGTAGTACCAGTTGCAGATGTGTATCCACGACATACAGGGTTTAGACATATTGAATATCCAAC ataTACTGCTGTGTCTGTATTGGAAATGGATTTTGATAGAATAGATATAAATCAATGTCCAAAAGGTAAAGGAAATAATGGACCAAATAGATTTATGAATACTGCACGATGTAAAACAGAAACTACAGAG tGTGAACCATTGCATGGATGGGGATTTCGAAGAGGGGGATATCAATGTAGATGCAAGCCAGGTTATAGATTACCAACCGTTGTACGTCGACCGTATCTCGgagaaattattgaaagagCAACTCaagaacaatattataatGGATTTGATTGTAGCAAAATAGGAT GGATTCAAAAAATGCCAGTACAATGGGAGAAggcaaaatattatattagagaGAGATATCTCGAGCAGTATTATCAGTATAGAAATCTCACAACAGGGCCTGACAATTTACattctgaaaaaataaatattgatcaaactttaaaattcatttccaGTATAAATGCGAAAACatgtaaaaa GTATTCGGCACAAGATTTAGTCTTGGATGGTGATATAGGTTATGGAGCAGAAGAGTTTTTCGAAAATGAAGCAAAAATGGCAACCAGACTTGCTAATTTTATTAGTGCATTTCTGCAAATATCTGATTCACATGAAGTTTATTCTGGTAAAAGAGTGGCTGATAAACCTCTTACAGAAGATCAAATGATAGGTGAAACGCTAGCTTTAATTCTTGGAGATACTAAAATCTGGTCTGCAGGAACATTCTgggatagaaataaatttactaaTAGGACATTTTTTGCACCGTTTGCTTATAAAACTGAACTGAATACACGGAAGTTTAAACTCGAAGACTTAGCTAGATTAAATGACACAG ATGAAGTTTACActagaaagaattatttccaatttttgaAACAAAGATGGGCAGCTAATTTTGATGATTTGGAGAAATTctacatgaaaataaaaattagatacaATGAAACAGGcgaatatcttaaaaaatacGAACACTATCCAAACCATTATAG AGCAGCAAATCTGAATCATGGTTATTGGACAGTTCCATATTTTGATTGCAATGGTAAAGTGAAAAAATGGGTAATTACTTATGCATCTCCATTCTTTGGTTGGGATAgcttaagagaaaaattagaatttaa gGGTGTGGTTGCCGTTACTATGGATTTACTTCAATTAGATATCAATCAATGTGATGATAAATTTTACCGTCCAAATGCATTTAAAGATACACATAAATGTGATAAGAAAACATCATAT TGTGTACCCATTCTTGGCAGAGGTTTTGAAACTGGTGGATATAAATGTGAATGTAAACAAGGCTTTGAATACCCTTTTGaagattatattacatattacgaTGGGCAGCTAGTAGAGGCAGAGTTTAGTAATATTGTCAATGACAAAGAAACAAG GTACGATATGTTCAAATGCCGTATAGCTGGTGCATCTTCGATTCAAGCAAGTTGGGTCATAATTCTGTCATTAATAATAGCAATTAATCCATTACTTAGgagataa